The Triticum urartu cultivar G1812 chromosome 5, Tu2.1, whole genome shotgun sequence genome contains the following window.
CCGTGTGGTCACGACGGCCATGGTTGCAGTGGCCGGCGGCTCGTCAATCTGGCGGCGGCGGAACGtggacggtggcggcggcgacgttCGGTCTGGATCTTGGGGCTGCGGCCCTGGAAGGTGGCGGCAGGTGAAGCTCGTGCTGCCCGTGGCGGCATAGCATGGTGATGTTTCTGTCCAAGGCGAATCTGCACCGGCGATCTGGTGGCTTGGTCTCCGGATTTGTTCGGATCAGAGACGGTGACGAGCACGCGGGATCCCTCTCGACGGCTCTCACGGTTTGGAGAGGTGGGTGGCAGCCCTCCTCCCAGGCTCCAGTGATGGCACCCACAGGCAGTGGCCGGTGTTCCAAGGGCTCCCACGGTGGCGGTGTTGTTGCGGATGATCGCCGGACCTAGGCATCTAGATCTAGGGCTTTGACGGCGGTCGAGACTATGCACAGGTTGTCGGCTGAATTACTTGAGACAGATCCGGGTGAGAATCTAGTCTTCGGCCGGTGGCCGAAGTCGATGATGGCGATGCCCTTGCAGCGTTTCCTTCTTGAAGACATCATCGAGGTGAAGCTCCCAGCTCCTCCCGATACCTTGGGGGAAACCCTTGATCAATTGATCGGATGATGGCGGCGCTCTCGTGTCGTTTCCTCCTTGGGGGCGTCATTCTTGAAGGTGTGCATTGGATCGAGGGACCAGTGGACGGTTTTACTGGTGGAGCGGCGTTTCTTGTTCACATCGGTGATGTGGAGTCTCGGCGGCGTGGCGCGGCAGGGTCTCAGCAACGGATGTGTGATGATGGACGCGCGTAGGGAGATGGCGTTGTTTAgtgtcgtggtggcgtcgactgCGGGCTTGACAATTGATGCGTCGGTACATGCTCTGAAGATGAATCGGTGGAAGATGCGTCGGCAGCCTCTGAGAGGGTGCCGAACCGATGAGTGCCCTGATGGCTTAGTTGGCGCCTCAAGTTTTAGATGTTAGGCATTCGTGCGAGGTTTGTTTGGTATTTGGCCCGGATTCTTGGCACCTCCTTCATCAGTtagataggagtagcgacagatgtTACAAAGATGGTGACTTTAGACTTATTGATATATTTCTTTGTAAGGTCTTTGTGAATAATCAATAAAATGGCCGCATGCATCTTTCAGATGCAGAAGCCGGGGTCATCCTTATTTTCTAAAAAAGAACTTAGTTTTGCTGTGAAAAGAAGAAGAGAAGTTGGTTCCCACGGTTGATTTTCTACGTTTGAAATCATAACTCATAAATTATTTTTTGTTACGTGTGATAATCCCCTCTTGTAGCTCGTTCGGTTAATCCTCTCCTCACAGAAAAGATAATCTTATACCGCCTGGCTACGCTCCCCATTGCTGAACCCTTCCCGGTGCTCGCGCTGGTGCTGCTCGGCGAGAGGATAGAGAGAGAAGTCAGAGGTGGAAGGGAGTGAGGGGGTGCTTTGAGATCCAGTTTGCCGGGTGTCAGCATTGGGAGAGGGTCTAGTCAAACCTTGGCATGCCAACTCTGCTATATATtctgcgtgcgtgcgtgcgtgaaCGTGCCACGATCATGCTCATCTCGCTCTCTTTGAGAGAAGAAGAACAATTTAATTATAGTTTCAACGAGCAAGCAACGGATTAGTGGGACAAATCGACTGACTCGTTCACCAATGCTCGGCATGCAGCTCGGAATGGCGAGCGCTCTGGAAACGCTGGCCGGCCAGGCCTTCGGCGCCAAGCAGTACGCCATGCTCGGCATCTACCTGCAGCGCTCGTGGATCGTCCTCCTGCTCTCCGCCGCGCTCCTCCTCCCGATGTACGTCTTCGCGGCGCCGCTGCTGGCCGCCATGGGCCAGCCGGCCGAGGTGGCGCGCCTGGCGGGCCAGCTCGGCGTGTGCATGCTCCCGATGCACTTCGGGTTCGCCGTCCTCCTGCCCATCAACAGGTTCCTGCAGAGCCAGGGAAAGAACTGGGTCATGGCGGCCACGGCGCTGGCGTCCTTCCCCGTGCACGTGGCCACCACCTGGCTGCTCGTGGTCCGCTTCCGCTTCGGGGTGCACGGCGCCGCCATGGCCCTCAACGTCTCCTGGGGGCTCAGCCTGGTGGTGCAGCTCGCGTACGTCGTCGGCGGCGGGTGCCCCTTGACGTGGACCGGCTTCTCGAGGTTGGCGTTCGCTGACCTCTCCGGGTTTATCAAGCTGTCCCTGTCATCTGGTGTCATGGTATGGTATGTATGGGAAGGAATACGTACGGGATTCCGTTGTGTGCATCGGCAGTGCATGCTCTTCTAGATACAAATGCTTATATATTTGCATCTCGCGTGCAGCTTGGAGAATTCATACTACAAAGTGCTGCTCTTGCTCACAGGACACCTCAAGAACTCTCAGCTTGCTGTGGATGCCCTTTCTATCTGGTACTACATCTTCTACCTCTCTCTGCCCCGCCACTCATGTTTCCTACGAGTACACAGGTTTAGAAGTATATTCTCATGTCACGACCGGTTGCTAACTATCTGTATCCAGCATGAGTTTTCAGGGATGGGAGATGATAGTTCATATGGCCTTCTTAGCAGGCACTGGGTAAATACAGACTCTTGCACCATATACTCTGCACTTCAGTTGCCAATTTACCACCAGATGGCTGAAAATTTTCATTGTGGATTCAAAGGGTGAGAGTTTCTAATGAGCTTGGCGCGGGCAACGGGAAAGGCGCGCGGTTCGCGACCATCGTCTCGACGGCGAACTCCTTTCTGATCGGCCTCTTCTTTAGCTTGCCTGCACTCGCCTTCCACGACAAGATCGCGCTCGTCGTTTCATCAAGCAAAGCTGTGATCGACGCGGTGGACAACCTCTGCGTTCTGCTGGCCATTAGCATCCTCCTAAATGGCGTCCAACCTGTCCTTTCAGGTACTCTGTCTTCTCCACCCTGCACACAGTGATGACACTGAACTTGCGATGAATCAGATCAGAATAAGAAATGAAATAATGCAGAACTGAAGGTTAATTGATGCTCTGTATGTGCGTGAGTGTGACGCAATTTGCAGGAGTTGCTGTTGGATCAGGGTGGCAAACACTAGTGGCTTATATAAACGTAGGAAGCTACTACATCATTGGAGTTCCTGTTGGACTCCTGCTGAGTTGGCTCTTCAATCTTGGAGTTCTTGTACATTCCATACAAGCCATACTTTAATAGTATTTGTACTTGTGAAGATACATACATGTCTCCATACACACCCTTACTAGATCATCTTTCTTTGCAGGGGATTTGGGCAGGGATGATCGGTGGCACTGCAGTTCAGCAATAATTCTGGCGTATATTACCATGAGATGTGATTGGGACGAAGAGGTCATTTCTTTGTCCGGCCCTCAGTTTTATAGTCAATCAGTCATCATAACATTGACTTGTTGGAATTATGCAGGCTTCTAAAGCAAGTAAACACATCCAAAGATGGGCAGGTTCCAAATGAGTTGGAGTGCCAATGCCCTCATCTCAAGGAGCGGTTTATCAAGATTATCCTAGATGGCCATTTTCTGAATGGAAGTTTTAGTTGAATTTTTGTCATGTAGCATCAAGATGGATCCGTACGTGATCCTTACTACAGCATGCGAAAGTGCAGCAGCTTATGGACTATGGGTGCAACCAATAAGAGATGGTAGTATGGGACACGTACAACCGGTTTGTATGGCGGTTCAAATATTAGGCTATGTGTGTATAGGCATATGTTTCTATTTTCACGTTATTTGCACTTGTTGTACTTTAGTACTTGAACTTCGTACTTCAACTTTAACAAAGTTGTGTCTTGTGTGCATCAGAATGATACAGAGAATGGGGTAATCCTCCTTTAAAAAAAATGTACTACCAAGATGGGCATGACACAAGTACCTCGTCACCTCACAAAGTAGTTTACATGAAACACGAGATTAGGGGGAAACTTTGAGACAAGAAAAAGCCAAAAGAAGTGAATATCCATTTCTGAGCCTAGCCTCATCTGCACCCGGTCaaaaaaaagttcacaaaaaaatcaaaaaaaaatccaatttttttgcatggtagataatttgatgcgtgagATGCGCTTTAAATTCAGACATTTGGACATATGAGTAGCTCTCGGCAGAAAAGACAAATTAAGTCAAAACAATACATGAACGGTAAACTTTTTTACAAAAACCctaaatttgtcttttttgccgagAGCTACTCAGATGTTATTGACTtatttgtcattatcattttatGTTTATGCTTTAGTGATTGTAGCTTTTTCACTGAAAAGAGCGCCATCAATTTGTCTTCACTATTGTGTTTAGTTTTCATGTGTGCTAAACAAAATTACTCCGTTATATTTAGGAAATTGGCTAGGTCCTGCCAAAATTTAGTGAAGTAAAAATACTCCACTAAACTTTACTAGGTCGGATACTTCTCTATTTATTAGGGATCGGTTAGAGTTGCTCTAAGCTAGATATCTTGCAACCGGCGGTCACCATCGGCTGGGTTGCCGACGTCCAAAACGAGCCAGAAACTAGGTCTTTTTAGCTTAGCTTGGCCTGGGTCACCATAACCCCAACCTCTTGTAAGACCTAGACGGCTAGACTGTGTATTTATTTACTCCTTGTTAATACATCGGCAGCAAATTGCCAGTTCTTGTATGTGTTTACTCCTCCTTATCATGTCGGCAGCAAAATTGTCAGTtcatcagaaaagaaaaaatggTGGAAGGCTAAGTTTCCAGCAATACACCGACTCCACCACTCCCGCCTTTACATGCGTAGACCAAGTACATTTTTTTGGGAAGAAAAACACTGATTGGTTCAGTGCGGTTTTGATTCCGAGACCGACAAATTTAGATAGCAGTACTAATCCTCGCCACATCCACATGGCAGATTAATTATTCTCCAGCGTGCTGCATCACCGTTGCAAACTACAGATTCCAAGCTAGATCTAGCTAAGCATACAATAGTTGTTTTTCCAGACGAAGAGCATATATGTTTACCTCCAATCTGCACATCTAGTCAAGTAGCCATACAATGGAGATGGAGAGGCAGAAGAACGCGCCACTTCTCGTGAGGAGGACGAAGGAGAGGGAGGGACAGGTCCAAAGGCTAGCCAGCGAGGTATGGGAAGAGTCCATGAAGCTGTGGGAGGTGGTCGGCCCGGCCGTGTTCATGAGGCTGGTCCTCTACAGCCTGAACATCATCAGCCAGTCCTTCGCCGGCCATCTCGGCGACCGTGAGCTCGCCGCCTTCTCCATCGCCAGCACCGTCGTCTCCGGCTTCAACCTCGGCTTCTTGGTACATAATGCTCCTCTCGCAAGTCTCGGCTGCCTATCGATCTCTGTTTTTTATGCGTCGAAAATTACGTTTGCTCACACACTCCTGTCGGGCATCATTGACTCCTACGACGAAAAGCATCCATTGACTTCACAAATGTCACTCCTAATCTTGATGAACCGCAGCTTGGCATGGCGAGCGCGCTGGAGACGCTGTGCGGCCAGGCGTACGGCGCGAAGCAGTACGCGATGCTGGGCGTGTACATGCAGCGCTCGTGGCTTGTCCTCCTGGCTTTCGCGGCGCTCCTTTCCCCGACCTACATCTTCAGCGGGCAGCTGCTCCGCGCGCTCGGCCAGCCCGCCAATCTGGCCCGCGAGGCCGGGGCCGTCAGCGCCTGCCTGCTCCCGCTGCACTTCATGTACGCCATCCTCCTGCCGCTCAACAAGTTCCTCCAGTGCCAGAGGAAGAACGCGGTCACCGCGGTCACCACCGCCGTGGCGTTCCCGGTGCATGCCGCGGTGACCTGGCTGCTGGTCAGCTACCTCGGGCTCGGGGTCGTCGGCGCCGCCATCGCGCTCAACTTCTCGTGGGCGCTCGTCGTGGCGCTGCAGCTCGCGTACGCCGTCGGCGGCGGCTGCCCGGAGACGTGGGGTGGGTTCTCGTCGTTGGCGTTCGTGGACATCTGGGGGTTCGTCAAGTTGTCCTCCGCATCCGGAGTCATGTTGTGGTATTTATTTATTGTATTTTTCATCACGGCGCCTTCAACTTCTGGTAGGTAGTAACTATAATATCAGGGAGACACATCAACTTTATAAtatatttttctcttttcttgTCTTGCTTATGGATGCAGCTTGGAGAGTTGGTACTACAGGGTTCTGATCTTCGTCACTGGGTACATGAAGAACGCGGCGCTTGCCGTGGATGCCTTGTCTATCTGGTAGAAATCTCTTACCTCCATTTTACATTGGCTAGACACAACTATTGAGATGATTTCTAATATTTTTGCCATGAACAGCTTGAGTTTGAATGGATTGGAGATGATGATCCCATTGGGGTTCTTGGCAGGCACCGGGTAAGCAAAGTACACCAGACATTGACACTCCACCACTCTTTGCCTCCTTCCGAAACAGTATATTGAATCCCGACACCCTCCCCTGGTTTTGTTTTGAAAGGGTGCGGGTCGCCAACGAGCTCGGCGCGGGCAACGGACGCGGGGCGAGATTCGCGACGATGGTGTCGACGACGACCTCCTTTCCGATCAGCATCTTCTTCTGCTTGGCGGCGTTGGGCCTCCACGGCAGGCTCGCCCTCATCTTCTCGTCGAGCAAGGCCGTGATCGACACCGTGGACGACATGTCCGTCCTGCTGGCCCTCACCATCCTCCTCAACGGAGTCCAACCCGTCCTTTCAGGTACGAACAGTTAGCTCGAGCCACATATGCAGAAAATAGGAAATAAGCTTGATGTTGCATCTGTGATCTGCAGGAGTTGCAGTTGGGTCAGGTTGGCAGGCGCTGGTTGCGTATGTGAACATTGGGAGCTACTACCTCATCGGTGTCCCGCTCGGCGCTCTGCTGGGATGGACCTTCCATCTTGGTGTACATGTAAGCTTTTTTGTTTATCCTTTGACTTGGGAGAAATGGTACGCTGTCTCATATCGTAAATTAAtactgctactgctgctaacagAGAACATAATTCTTCACTTGTGCAGGGAATTTGGGCGGGAATGATCGGTGGCACGACGGTCCAGACGCTGATCCTCGCCTACATGACCATGCGATGCGACTGGGATCAAGAGGTTTGGTTGTTCGCCCTTCATATCTGCCTAATTTTCTTTAGTGGAAGCCAAAATTACTGTAACAACGACACAGTGCTTTTGCACCACTTCCTTTGCATTGGGTGGTCACTCAAATGTGCTAAAATCGTGATGCTTTTGCAGGCCTTGAAAGCAAGTAACCGTATGGGGCTGATGTGAAGCTCCGATTGATCAGTCCGAAGAAGCCTGTAGTCATGCATCGAACAAGTGTAGATGGTGTAGTTAGAAGTGAATGTTTTTCTTTTGAGCGAACTCTGGTTTTTTTTTtcattcttttgttaccgttTTTTTATTATTCTTTTGTTACCGTTTATTTAAAGGCCCCATTTGCATTGAGCTGGTCAGGCTCGGCCCGGTCCAGCCGACCAAATTATTTGAGCCAACCATGGGCCATTAGGCAGGTCCAATTCGTCAGGCCCAGGCACGCTCATAGAAGCTTACTCCGGCCCAATAGTCTGGAGTACACGGTTAAGCTGACAGGACACATTGCCTCAGAAAAAAAAACTGACAGGACACAGGGGGAAAGGAGCTGTCCAGAACGGGGCCCGAGCTAGTGGCGAGCCGGAAGATGACGGGAAACAGCTCGCTCGCGGATGGTGAGCTCACTATCCGTTTAATATTCGGAGCGTGCTTGGCCGGTTGATGTTTGCTTCTTGTTCGCGTCTCTCACTTTCGCGACTCGGAATCAATGGTCGACCGTGTGTACGCACGCACGTAACAAGTTGCGTTACTGACTTATACTAGCTCTCAACCCGGGTACTCCAGCAAAATTGATCCGTCAAAGATGCCGGTAATCCATCCGTCGAGGCGTGGAGCGAAACACAGGTCGATCTTGTGGCACCGCGGTAACGCCACATGTGCATTTTACGTAGCTCACCTACGCGCGCATTGCATCCACGTGATtatgtttttttttttttgcgacgAAACCACATGATTATGTTAAGCGCGCGAAGAAGTCCGAAGCACAAGCACCGAATTGGGAGGTTTTTACCCAACATGGGTGACAACATAATCTCCGGATTGGGCCTTCACCTCCTTCGATATAGGCTTAGCGTTGGtcctatatatatgatcatacTGTTGTTGTTTTGTCTTCTTTCATTTTGTTATCGAGAATGCTAAATTCTTGCCGACTGGCAGTTTGCAACAGATCTGAACGGTTCGTTCACCGTTGGATCTGCATCGAACGTCCCACGCAAGTTCCATCTCGCATCTTTTTTTTGGCTACCCACGCATGTCTAGGAGGCAGTTTCCTTTTTTCCGGCCACCATTCCCGCGAGGGAGTTTCCTTATTTTTCAGCACGGGAGTTTTCTTTTTTTGGCCACCATTCCCACGAGGGAGTTTCTTTTTTTTCCGGCCATCAATCCCTCGCACAAGTTTCCTTTTTTGGGTCCCTCGATCTGGTTTAATTTCTCGCAAAAAAAATGGGGAGCTTGGAGTCGAACCTCATACCCCTATAGGTTAGTTATGAACTCAAAAACCACTTGGGCTGGCTCGGCTTTGATGACAAAtctagttttcttttcttttgtaccTTCACATATCAAGCCAAAAAATAACAAAGAAAGAAACGTCGGGTAAATAGCATGGTGCATAGAGATTCGTACATGGGGTCCCTACCTAACTAAGTTGATGTCCATTAACCATCTCAAACTAAGTAGATTGTTTGTGTGAACTAAGCTCATTTTGTCTTCGGATTGAAAAAATTATGGATCCGGCAAAAAAATTCTTAAAAACAAAACCCCGGTAAATTCTATGTAAATAGCATATACACCATGCACCTGATATTTTACACAAAAATACCGCAGtaactttgattgagcaaaaaaGTTGTTAAAAAGATTAAAAAAATACCCCTCGATAACTTCTCTGTAAATAACATGATAACATAAGCCCCGTTgacctgataacttatgtacaTCACCATGACACATTGACCCAAAAAAATCATcgaaatgaaggaaatatgccctagaggcaataataaagttattatttatttccttatatcatgataaaagtttattattcatgctagaattgtattaaccggaaacataatacatgtgtgaatacataaacaaacagagtgtcactagtatgcctctacttgactagctcgttagtcaaagatggttatgtttcctaaccatggacaaagagttgttatttgattaacgggatcacatcattagttgaatgatctgattgacatgacccattccattagcttagcacccgatcgtttagtatgttgctattgctttcttcatgacttatacatgttcctatgactatgagattatgcaactcctgtttgccagaggaacactttgtgtgctaccaaacgtcacaacgtaactgggtgattataaaggagctctacagatgtctccaaaggtacatgttgggttggcgtatttcgagattaggatttgtcactccgattgtcggagaggtatctctgggccctctcggtaatgcacatcacttaagcattgcaactaatgagttagttgcgggatgatgtattacagaacgagtaaagagacttgccggtaacgagattgaactaggtatgggataccgacgatcgaatctcgggcaagtaacataccgatgacaaagggaacaacgtatgttgttatgcggtctgaccgataaaagatcttcgtagaatatgtaggagccaatatgagcatccaagttccgctattggttattgaccggagacgtgtctcggtcatgtctacgttgttctcgaacccgtagggtccgcacgcttaaggttacgatgacagttatattatgagtttatgcattttgatgtatcgaaggttgttcggagtcccggatgtgatcacggacatgacgaggagtctcgaaatggtcgagacataaagattgatatattggaagcctatgtttggataatcggaagtgttccgggtgaaatcgagattttaccggagtaccggaaccccccggggggtatatgggccttagtgggccttagtggaagagaggagaggtggccagagatgggccgcgcgccccttccccccttgttccgaattggacaaggagagggggccggccccccttcctcctctctctcctctcccccccccctccacgaatcctattccaactaggaaagggaggagtcctactcccagagggagtaggactcctcctggcgcgcctctcctggccggccggcccccctcccttgaacctttatatacagaggcaggggcacccctagagacacaagttgatccacgtgatcatattcttagtcgtgtgcggtgcccccttccaccatagtcctcgataatattgtagcggtgcttaggcgaagccctgcgacagtagtacatcaagatcgtcaccacgccttcgtgctgacggaactcttccccgacactttgctggatcggagtccggggatcgtcatcgagctgaacgtgtgctagaactcggaggtgccgtagtttcggtgcttgatcggtcgggccgtgaagacgtacgactacatcaaccaagttaacgcttccgttatcgatctacaagggtacgtagatcacactctccccctctcgttgctatgcatcaccatgatcttgcgtgtgcgtagaattttttttgaaattactacgaaacccaacagtggcatccgagcctaggttctgtatgttgatgttatatgcacgagtagaacacaagtgagttgtgggcgatataagtcatactgcttaccagcatgtcatactttggttcggcagtattgttggacgaagcggcccggaccgacattacgcgtacgcttacgcgagaccggttctcccgacgtgctttgcacataggtggcttgcgggtgacagtttctccaattttagttgaaccaagtgtggctacgcccggtctttgtgaaggttaaaacagcaccaacttgacaaactatcgttgtggttttgatgcgtaggtaagattggttcttgcttaagcccgtagcagccacgtaaaacatgcaacaacaaagtagaggacgtctaacttgtttttgcagggcatgttgtgatgtgatatggtcaagacatgatgctaaattttattgtatgagatgatcatgttttgtaaccaagttatcggcaactggcaggagccatatggttgtcgctttattgtatgcaatgcaatcgcgctgtaatgctttactttatcactaagcggtagcgatagtcgtggaagcataagattggcgagac
Protein-coding sequences here:
- the LOC125556188 gene encoding protein DETOXIFICATION 26-like — protein: MESVPLLAYRPGKKRALAREVAEESKKLWGIVGPAMFMRLVLYSFDIVSQAFAGHIGDLELAAFSIPSTVVSGLTFGLLLGMASALETLAGQAFGAKQYAMLGIYLQRSWIVLLLSAALLLPMYVFAAPLLAAMGQPAEVARLAGQLGVCMLPMHFGFAVLLPINRFLQSQGKNWVMAATALASFPVHVATTWLLVVRFRFGVHGAAMALNVSWGLSLVVQLAYVVGGGCPLTWTGFSRLAFADLSGFIKLSLSSGVMVCLENSYYKVLLLLTGHLKNSQLAVDALSICMSFQGWEMIVHMAFLAGTGVRVSNELGAGNGKGARFATIVSTANSFLIGLFFSLPALAFHDKIALVVSSSKAVIDAVDNLCVLLAISILLNGVQPVLSGVAVGSGWQTLVAYINVGSYYIIGVPVGLLLSWLFNLGVLGIWAGMIGGTAVQQ
- the LOC125556189 gene encoding protein DETOXIFICATION 27-like, with amino-acid sequence MEMERQKNAPLLVRRTKEREGQVQRLASEVWEESMKLWEVVGPAVFMRLVLYSLNIISQSFAGHLGDRELAAFSIASTVVSGFNLGFLLGMASALETLCGQAYGAKQYAMLGVYMQRSWLVLLAFAALLSPTYIFSGQLLRALGQPANLAREAGAVSACLLPLHFMYAILLPLNKFLQCQRKNAVTAVTTAVAFPVHAAVTWLLVSYLGLGVVGAAIALNFSWALVVALQLAYAVGGGCPETWGGFSSLAFVDIWGFVKLSSASGVMLCLESWYYRVLIFVTGYMKNAALAVDALSICLSLNGLEMMIPLGFLAGTGVRVANELGAGNGRGARFATMVSTTTSFPISIFFCLAALGLHGRLALIFSSSKAVIDTVDDMSVLLALTILLNGVQPVLSGVAVGSGWQALVAYVNIGSYYLIGVPLGALLGWTFHLGVHGIWAGMIGGTTVQTLILAYMTMRCDWDQEALKASNRMGLM